Proteins encoded by one window of bacterium:
- a CDS encoding 50S ribosomal protein L28 → MAKMCEICGKTPVYGNKVSHAHNISSRRWNPNLQSVRAIVNGVPKKLSVCTSCIKAGKVQKNSRGRKAAATA, encoded by the coding sequence ATGGCAAAAATGTGTGAAATCTGTGGCAAGACGCCGGTCTATGGCAACAAGGTGTCGCATGCTCATAATATCAGCTCACGGCGCTGGAATCCGAATCTCCAGTCTGTCCGGGCGATCGTGAATGGCGTCCCCAAAAAGCTGAGCGTCTGCACCTCCTGCATTAAAGCGGGGAAGGTCCAGAAGAACAGCCGTGGCCGGAAAGCCGCCGCGACCGCTTAG
- the aqpZ gene encoding aquaporin Z: MKQYAAEFIGTFWLVLGGCGSAVLAAAFPDVGIGLLGVSLAFGLTVLTMAFAIGHISGCHLNPAVSVGLWAGGRFPAKELLPYIVAQVLGGIAAGAVLYVIASGKAGFDVAAGFASNGYGEHSPGQYSLMSALVCEIVMTALFLVVILGATDKRAPAGLAPIAIGLCLTLIHLISIPVTNTSVNPARSTGVAVFVGGWAISQLWLFWIAPIVGGVIGAGIYKIIGGEKK; encoded by the coding sequence ATGAAACAGTATGCCGCGGAATTTATCGGCACATTCTGGCTGGTGCTTGGCGGATGTGGCTCTGCCGTGCTGGCCGCCGCGTTTCCTGATGTAGGGATCGGACTGCTTGGGGTTTCACTCGCGTTTGGGCTGACGGTGTTAACGATGGCATTTGCGATCGGTCATATTTCGGGATGTCACCTGAATCCGGCGGTGTCGGTCGGGTTGTGGGCGGGCGGACGGTTCCCCGCGAAGGAACTTCTCCCCTATATCGTGGCGCAAGTGCTCGGCGGGATCGCGGCCGGGGCAGTGCTGTACGTGATCGCATCGGGAAAAGCTGGATTTGATGTTGCGGCAGGGTTTGCCTCGAACGGATATGGTGAACATTCGCCGGGGCAGTATTCGCTGATGTCCGCGCTGGTCTGCGAAATTGTTATGACCGCCTTGTTCCTGGTGGTGATACTTGGGGCGACCGATAAGCGTGCGCCGGCCGGTTTGGCGCCTATTGCGATCGGCCTCTGCCTGACCTTGATCCATCTGATTTCGATACCGGTGACGAATACGTCGGTCAACCCGGCGCGGTCGACTGGTGTAGCGGTTTTTGTCGGTGGCTGGGCGATCTCGCAGTTGTGGTTGTTCTGGATCGCGCCAATAGTCGGTGGCGTGATCGGGGCGGGGATATACAAGATTATTGGTGGGGAGAAGAAGTAG
- a CDS encoding HAMP domain-containing histidine kinase, which translates to MAARMRILGGTSDLYVGKSTILKIFLLGGVAIISAFFIWYTLQLIEKLQEDTRDQVKKYVHLWQEAANSSTSGSELQYIFNEIIVKATFPIVVLDEKHEPLYWRNLGDIEETDTTAATKMKLRKVSAEMAQANGEFILNIDSTHHNYLLYGDTEVIKQLKLMPFIQIGIVVAFMLVGMIGFQNIRRSEERHIWVGMAKEAAHQLGTPISSLLGWIEVLGSERCPNPECNQQNELVDETVSNMKVDVDRLQRVANRFGLIGSVPDLKPSSLNELLDEVVEYYRRRLPFHGEGIQMEIVHGQIPDIPLNTELLTWAFENLLKNAIQAVDPKTGRIDLLTTLQADDKMVLIEVKDNGKGITAAAARKIFRPGFTTKKRGWGLGLTLVKRIIEDYHGGQVYLHRSKPGETVFHLTLPTTAKR; encoded by the coding sequence ATGGCAGCCCGCATGCGCATACTCGGCGGAACCTCGGATCTGTACGTCGGGAAATCAACGATCCTCAAGATCTTCCTGCTTGGCGGGGTGGCGATCATCTCCGCCTTTTTCATCTGGTATACTTTGCAGTTGATCGAAAAGCTGCAGGAAGATACGCGCGACCAGGTCAAAAAGTATGTGCATCTCTGGCAGGAGGCGGCCAACTCCTCCACCTCGGGCTCGGAATTGCAGTACATCTTCAACGAGATCATCGTCAAGGCGACTTTTCCGATCGTGGTACTGGATGAAAAGCATGAGCCGCTTTACTGGCGGAATCTCGGCGATATCGAAGAGACCGACACGACTGCCGCGACGAAAATGAAACTTCGCAAAGTCTCCGCCGAGATGGCGCAGGCGAATGGTGAGTTCATTCTGAATATCGATTCGACCCATCACAACTACCTGCTGTATGGCGACACCGAAGTGATCAAGCAGCTCAAGCTGATGCCGTTTATCCAGATCGGGATCGTGGTCGCTTTCATGCTGGTCGGGATGATCGGTTTCCAGAATATCCGTCGCTCAGAAGAACGGCATATCTGGGTAGGGATGGCGAAAGAAGCGGCCCATCAGTTGGGGACGCCGATCTCCTCGTTGCTGGGATGGATAGAGGTGCTCGGGAGTGAGCGATGTCCCAATCCTGAGTGCAATCAGCAGAACGAACTGGTCGATGAGACGGTTTCGAATATGAAAGTTGATGTCGACCGACTTCAGCGGGTCGCCAACCGGTTTGGTTTGATCGGGTCGGTCCCCGACCTGAAACCTTCGAGCCTGAATGAGCTATTGGATGAGGTGGTGGAATATTACCGTCGCCGTCTCCCCTTCCATGGCGAAGGGATACAAATGGAGATCGTCCACGGGCAGATACCGGATATTCCGCTCAATACCGAATTGCTGACCTGGGCATTTGAGAATCTGCTGAAGAATGCGATTCAGGCGGTCGACCCGAAAACCGGGCGGATAGACCTGTTGACCACATTGCAGGCTGATGACAAAATGGTATTGATCGAAGTGAAAGATAACGGCAAGGGGATCACGGCGGCGGCGGCTCGCAAGATCTTCCGCCCCGGATTCACGACAAAAAAGCGCGGCTGGGGTCTCGGGTTGACGCTGGTCAAACGGATCATAGAAGATTACCATGGCGGGCAGGTCTATCTGCACCGTTCCAAGCCGGGTGAGACGGTGTTTCACCTGACACTTCCGACCACCGCCAAAAGATAG
- a CDS encoding replication-associated recombination protein A — MDLFNKEIDGQSKPEDKSHRPLADRMRPRTLDEFVGQEKIVGPSTPLRKAIETDKVGSIVFWGPPGTGKTTLAELIARATHGQFVPFSAVSTGIKEVKEILSKAGDYYRVSGRRTYVFIDEIHRFNKAQQDAFLPYVEKGDIILIGATTENPSFEVNSALLSRMRVYVLSRLTEANLQEIIKRALEDIDRGLGTLGLTMETDALAFAATAADGDARRALTLLELTAEYVLPRTQITTEDIEQVNQKTVLVYDKAGDEHYNLISAFHKSIRGGDPDGSLYWLARMLDSGEDPLYIVRRMIRFASEDIGLADPYALTLCVNARDTYHFLGTPEGELAIAQAVVYMACAPKSNAIYIAYEQARKDAAEHGSLPVPLWIRNAPTKLMKALDYGKGYAYAHDFEDAVTDQEYFPEKLAGTSYYHPTNRGREAKLKEYIDWYNAKRKELRQKNPAAPDSKPDSGKKKSN; from the coding sequence ATGGACCTGTTCAACAAGGAGATAGACGGCCAGTCAAAGCCCGAGGACAAAAGTCATCGCCCTTTGGCCGATCGGATGCGCCCGCGCACTCTCGATGAATTCGTTGGGCAGGAGAAGATAGTCGGACCATCGACCCCCCTGCGCAAAGCGATCGAAACCGACAAGGTCGGCTCAATTGTCTTCTGGGGTCCACCCGGCACCGGCAAAACGACATTGGCGGAACTGATCGCCCGCGCCACGCATGGCCAGTTTGTCCCTTTCTCCGCCGTCTCCACCGGCATCAAAGAAGTGAAAGAGATCCTCAGCAAGGCAGGGGACTACTATCGCGTCTCCGGCCGTCGAACCTATGTATTCATCGATGAGATCCACCGCTTCAACAAAGCCCAGCAGGATGCCTTTCTGCCGTATGTCGAAAAAGGGGATATCATCCTCATCGGAGCGACAACCGAAAATCCATCGTTTGAGGTCAACTCGGCGCTTCTCTCGCGTATGCGCGTTTATGTGCTCAGTCGCCTGACCGAGGCCAATCTGCAGGAGATCATCAAACGTGCATTGGAGGACATCGACCGCGGTCTTGGCACTCTCGGGCTGACTATGGAGACTGATGCCCTCGCCTTTGCCGCCACCGCCGCCGACGGCGACGCCCGCCGCGCCCTCACTCTGCTCGAGCTGACCGCCGAATATGTCCTCCCACGCACACAGATCACTACCGAAGATATCGAGCAGGTCAACCAGAAGACCGTGCTGGTATATGACAAAGCAGGCGATGAGCATTACAATCTCATCTCCGCCTTTCATAAGTCGATTCGCGGCGGCGACCCCGACGGTTCACTCTACTGGCTTGCCCGGATGCTCGACTCCGGCGAGGACCCGCTTTATATCGTGCGGCGCATGATCCGCTTTGCCTCCGAGGATATCGGGCTGGCCGATCCATACGCGCTCACTCTTTGCGTGAATGCCCGCGACACCTACCATTTCCTCGGGACTCCCGAGGGAGAACTGGCGATCGCCCAGGCGGTGGTTTACATGGCTTGCGCCCCAAAGTCTAACGCCATCTATATAGCGTATGAACAGGCGCGCAAAGATGCCGCCGAGCATGGCTCACTCCCAGTCCCGCTCTGGATCCGGAACGCTCCGACCAAACTGATGAAAGCCCTCGACTACGGTAAGGGGTACGCCTACGCGCACGATTTTGAGGATGCCGTCACCGACCAGGAGTATTTCCCGGAAAAACTGGCCGGGACCAGCTACTACCACCCGACCAACCGGGGGAGAGAGGCAAAGCTGAAAGAATATATCGACTGGTACAACGCCAAACGGAAAGAGCTCCGACAGAAGAATCCCGCCGCTCCCGACTCAAAGCCTGATTCCGGCAAGAAGAAATCGAACTAA
- a CDS encoding asparagine synthetase B: MTRYITIILLALLLPIGSFANSLLIPMDDSQSDHLKAYGVVFKVLSKGEKAEWLLNYRAGSFLLDYSQATLDLCLMAGVSYEQVTSGQVADIYRQIEVENMERVELEKAPRIAVYSPPSLQPWDDAVTLALSYAEVPYDVVWDEEVLSGVLDEYDWLHCHHEDFTGQYGKFYSAFRTEPWYQADVRTNEDMAKKLGYNKVSILKLDVAKTIYDYVRRGGFLFSMCSAPETFDIALAAEGVDIVPREFDGDPVDPDAQSRLDFTKTFCFENFQITTDPFLYRRSNIDTYPDRLIRFGQPAEDYFFLFEFSAKLDPIPTMLVQDHVATVNGFMGQVTGFRKSLLKKSVVVLAQPEGFDEVRYLHTNLGRGTVTYYAGHDPEDYQHMVNDPPTDLKLYKNSPGYRLILNNILFPAAKRKERKT; encoded by the coding sequence ATGACCAGATATATCACGATCATACTCCTTGCCCTGCTTCTGCCAATCGGCAGCTTTGCCAATTCATTGCTGATCCCAATGGATGATTCCCAGTCCGACCACCTTAAAGCCTACGGAGTCGTCTTCAAAGTGCTCAGCAAAGGGGAGAAGGCGGAATGGCTGCTCAACTATCGGGCCGGGTCATTCCTGTTGGACTATTCGCAGGCCACGCTCGACCTCTGCCTGATGGCCGGTGTTAGCTACGAACAGGTCACCTCCGGGCAGGTAGCCGATATTTACCGCCAGATCGAAGTTGAAAATATGGAACGGGTCGAACTGGAGAAGGCCCCCCGCATCGCCGTCTACTCGCCGCCATCGCTCCAACCCTGGGATGATGCCGTCACGCTGGCCCTCAGCTATGCCGAGGTTCCGTACGATGTCGTCTGGGACGAAGAAGTTCTGAGCGGCGTCCTCGATGAATACGACTGGCTCCATTGCCATCACGAGGATTTCACCGGCCAGTACGGCAAGTTTTACTCCGCCTTTCGGACCGAGCCCTGGTATCAGGCCGATGTCCGGACCAACGAAGATATGGCCAAGAAACTCGGCTACAACAAAGTCTCGATCCTTAAGCTCGATGTTGCCAAGACCATTTACGACTATGTCCGCCGCGGTGGCTTTTTGTTCTCCATGTGCTCCGCGCCGGAGACCTTTGATATCGCCCTCGCCGCCGAGGGAGTAGATATCGTCCCGCGCGAGTTCGATGGCGACCCGGTTGATCCCGATGCTCAGTCCCGGCTCGATTTTACCAAGACATTCTGTTTCGAGAATTTCCAGATAACCACCGACCCGTTCCTCTATCGCCGGTCGAATATCGATACCTACCCGGACCGCCTGATCCGGTTCGGTCAGCCAGCCGAGGACTACTTCTTCCTTTTCGAGTTCTCCGCCAAGCTTGACCCTATCCCCACCATGCTGGTGCAGGACCATGTCGCCACGGTCAATGGCTTCATGGGGCAGGTGACCGGATTCCGGAAATCACTGCTCAAGAAATCAGTAGTCGTACTGGCACAGCCCGAAGGATTCGATGAGGTCCGTTATCTGCACACCAATCTTGGACGCGGGACAGTCACCTATTACGCCGGCCATGACCCCGAAGATTACCAGCATATGGTGAACGACCCGCCGACCGATCTTAAACTCTACAAGAATTCTCCCGGTTACCGCTTGATACTCAACAATATCCTCTTCCCGGCGGCGAAGCGAAAAGAGCGGAAAACCTGA
- the serS gene encoding serine--tRNA ligase produces the protein MLDLKLIRENPELVKAGISKKNTTVDIDQILAIDARRRDIIREVDALKALRNKSSEEIAKMKKAGQPADEAIAAMRKVGDDIAAKDAELRTVEEEMNSALKWIPNIPHDSVPVGDESHNVVVREWGEITKPSFKVLPHWEIGSKLGILDLEAAAKLSGSGFYVLKGQGARLERALVNYMLDLHTKDGYLEVRVPNLVNSDTMYGTGQLPKLAADMYGLPEDDLWLIPTAEVPVTNLVKQEILPAEKLPMYMVAYTPCFRREAGAAGKDTRGMIRVHQFDKCELVKIVHPDNSYDELESLLRQAEKVLQGLKIPYRIVTLASGDLSFASAKTFDIELWAMGIEKYLEISSCSNFEDFQARRMNTRLREKDKSIKFVHTLNGSGTALARLIPAILENYQNADGTITIPEVLRPYMGGESLIK, from the coding sequence ATGCTTGACCTGAAATTGATCCGGGAAAACCCTGAGCTCGTGAAAGCCGGAATTTCCAAGAAGAATACCACTGTTGATATCGACCAGATCCTGGCGATCGATGCCCGCCGACGGGATATCATTCGCGAGGTAGACGCACTCAAGGCGCTTCGCAATAAATCCTCAGAAGAGATCGCCAAGATGAAAAAGGCGGGACAGCCGGCCGATGAGGCGATCGCCGCAATGCGCAAGGTCGGCGATGATATCGCCGCTAAGGATGCGGAACTTCGCACGGTCGAAGAAGAGATGAACTCGGCGCTGAAGTGGATCCCGAATATCCCGCACGATTCAGTGCCGGTTGGCGATGAATCACACAACGTGGTCGTGCGCGAATGGGGCGAGATCACCAAACCTTCGTTTAAGGTCCTCCCGCATTGGGAGATCGGTTCCAAGCTGGGGATTCTCGATTTGGAAGCGGCCGCCAAGCTTTCCGGCTCCGGCTTTTATGTCCTCAAAGGGCAGGGAGCGCGGCTGGAGCGTGCACTAGTCAACTATATGCTCGACCTGCACACCAAAGATGGATATCTGGAAGTGCGCGTCCCGAATCTGGTCAACTCGGACACGATGTACGGCACAGGGCAACTTCCGAAACTCGCGGCCGACATGTACGGTCTGCCGGAGGATGATCTCTGGTTGATCCCGACGGCTGAGGTGCCGGTCACCAATCTGGTCAAGCAGGAGATACTTCCGGCAGAAAAACTGCCGATGTACATGGTTGCCTATACCCCCTGTTTCCGTCGTGAGGCAGGCGCTGCCGGTAAGGATACGCGCGGGATGATCCGCGTCCACCAGTTCGACAAATGCGAGTTGGTGAAGATCGTCCATCCGGACAACTCGTACGATGAACTGGAATCGCTCTTGCGTCAGGCAGAGAAAGTACTGCAAGGGCTGAAGATACCGTATCGGATAGTGACGCTGGCCTCGGGCGATCTCTCGTTCGCCTCGGCCAAGACTTTTGATATCGAGCTCTGGGCGATGGGGATCGAGAAGTATCTGGAGATATCGTCCTGCTCGAATTTCGAGGATTTTCAGGCGCGTCGCATGAATACGAGACTTCGCGAGAAGGATAAGAGTATAAAGTTCGTTCATACGCTCAATGGATCGGGGACCGCGCTGGCGCGACTGATCCCGGCGATACTCGAAAACTACCAGAACGCGGATGGGACGATCACCATCCCCGAAGTCCTTCGCCCCTATATGGGAGGGGAGTCACTGATCAAATAA
- a CDS encoding GNAT family N-acetyltransferase produces MAEKKPAPLTQPSFIGEKVYLRPMTAEDVANTHHWFVLTEPQSQTCHPLTITSAAEASEAFKKQERNAEMASLMIVRIADNMPVGRVRYFNWNNLNRSVELGILIDPDEREKGYAKEGIRIVMRYLFKHRNLNKVHAQTSVPNIGAIKLLESLGFKRDGVLRRHYFLNGEFQDGLIYSKLAFEME; encoded by the coding sequence ATGGCTGAGAAAAAACCGGCTCCCCTGACGCAACCCTCGTTTATCGGCGAAAAAGTCTATCTCCGCCCGATGACCGCCGAGGATGTTGCCAATACGCATCACTGGTTTGTGCTGACCGAACCGCAGAGCCAGACCTGTCATCCGCTGACCATTACCTCTGCCGCCGAGGCATCCGAGGCCTTCAAAAAGCAGGAGCGAAATGCGGAGATGGCCTCTTTAATGATCGTCCGGATCGCCGACAATATGCCGGTTGGGCGGGTCCGCTATTTCAATTGGAATAACCTCAACCGCTCAGTCGAGTTGGGGATCCTGATCGACCCGGATGAACGGGAGAAGGGGTACGCCAAAGAGGGGATCCGGATCGTCATGCGCTATTTGTTCAAGCATCGGAATCTGAACAAAGTCCACGCGCAGACCTCGGTCCCGAATATCGGCGCGATCAAACTGCTGGAATCGCTCGGTTTCAAGCGTGATGGTGTCCTTCGCCGCCATTACTTCCTCAACGGCGAATTCCAGGACGGGCTGATCTACAGTAAGCTGGCGTTTGAGATGGAGTAG
- a CDS encoding SpoIIE family protein phosphatase, protein MPRSNKHTRTEKLLLEAARVFNNTVEYEDLILEVLKLTLTAVNCEAALVFRVDHDRTDMKVRFMKASECTMNVFYLDLGQGVVGWVTRYKEPVIVNDVAVDPRVDPRLEELSGMKFRSILTVPLVGKGHMIGVVEAINKIDGEFSDSDLDILTGLNHQIAVAIDNAHLYRELKREALEKDLLYRLGKKLSGKLEVNEVMKEVMDSLKQVVSYDVGGVFLVEPEANQIYGLYTVGYDHQYDSQLEMKIGQGLLGHVASTGEPVIVNDVTKDSRYIDANPDTRSEIVVPIKLDDRLVGVVNLESSQVNAFEPKSLALISAFASQAAISLERARLHEDSLKNRRFEEQLNIAREIQRTFLPAHNPSIFGYDMAGTNISSGEVGGDYYDFIRIVDSHLGVAIGDVSGKGIPAALIMASFRASLIAEIRNNYSIRTICQKVNSLLFESLEPGNYVTAVYGVLDTKNHIFTFSNCGHNLPFILRADGSVEYLREGGPVLGVAHDGIYEERAIVIAPGDLMVLYTDGVTETFAESGEEFGLDRLIELVKANRKKTAAEIEDLIYKAVTEFASAKHVFDDLTMVIIKRLATKG, encoded by the coding sequence ATGCCCAGATCCAATAAACATACCCGTACCGAAAAACTGCTGCTTGAAGCTGCCCGCGTCTTTAACAACACTGTCGAATATGAAGACCTGATCCTTGAGGTGCTCAAGCTCACCCTGACCGCTGTCAACTGTGAGGCGGCGCTGGTTTTCCGCGTCGACCATGACCGGACCGATATGAAGGTCCGTTTCATGAAGGCCTCCGAATGCACGATGAATGTCTTTTATCTCGACTTGGGTCAGGGGGTGGTCGGATGGGTAACGCGATATAAAGAACCAGTGATCGTCAACGATGTCGCGGTTGATCCGCGAGTTGATCCTCGACTTGAAGAACTCTCCGGGATGAAATTCCGCTCGATCCTGACTGTGCCGCTGGTCGGCAAAGGGCATATGATCGGTGTGGTGGAAGCGATCAACAAGATCGATGGTGAATTTTCCGACTCTGATCTGGATATCCTGACCGGGCTTAACCACCAGATCGCCGTGGCGATCGACAATGCGCATCTCTATCGCGAATTGAAGCGGGAGGCGCTTGAAAAGGATCTGCTTTATCGGCTAGGAAAAAAGCTCTCCGGCAAGCTCGAAGTGAACGAAGTCATGAAAGAAGTCATGGATTCGCTCAAACAGGTGGTGAGCTACGATGTCGGCGGTGTCTTTCTGGTTGAGCCGGAAGCGAACCAGATCTACGGACTTTATACTGTCGGGTATGATCACCAGTATGATTCGCAGCTTGAGATGAAGATCGGGCAGGGTCTGCTGGGGCATGTCGCCTCGACCGGCGAGCCGGTGATCGTCAACGATGTCACCAAGGATTCGCGCTATATCGATGCCAACCCGGATACCCGAAGCGAGATCGTCGTGCCGATCAAGCTGGATGACCGACTGGTCGGCGTGGTGAATTTGGAATCATCGCAAGTCAACGCATTCGAACCAAAATCATTGGCGCTGATCTCAGCATTCGCGAGTCAGGCGGCAATCTCACTGGAACGTGCGCGCTTGCATGAGGATTCGCTCAAAAATCGCAGGTTCGAAGAACAACTGAATATCGCGCGTGAGATCCAGCGAACTTTTCTTCCGGCGCATAACCCATCGATCTTTGGCTATGACATGGCCGGCACGAATATCTCATCGGGCGAAGTGGGCGGCGACTATTATGATTTTATCCGGATAGTTGATTCGCATTTGGGGGTGGCGATCGGTGATGTTTCCGGGAAGGGGATCCCGGCCGCGCTGATCATGGCATCATTCAGAGCATCGCTGATCGCAGAGATACGGAATAATTATTCGATCCGGACTATCTGCCAGAAGGTCAACTCGCTTCTGTTTGAGTCGTTGGAGCCGGGGAATTATGTCACCGCGGTTTATGGCGTGCTTGATACCAAAAATCATATTTTCACTTTCTCTAACTGTGGGCATAATCTGCCGTTCATTTTGCGAGCCGATGGTTCAGTTGAGTACCTTCGCGAGGGTGGCCCGGTGCTCGGTGTCGCGCATGACGGGATCTATGAGGAACGAGCGATCGTAATCGCACCGGGTGATCTGATGGTGCTCTACACCGATGGTGTCACTGAGACATTTGCGGAATCCGGCGAAGAGTTCGGGCTGGATCGTCTGATCGAGCTGGTAAAGGCGAATCGGAAGAAAACGGCGGCGGAGATCGAGGATCTGATCTACAAGGCGGTGACGGAGTTTGCGTCGGCGAAGCATGTGTTTGATGATCTGACGATGGTGATAATCAAGCGATTGGCGACGAAGGGGTAG
- a CDS encoding response regulator gives MAGTTDTKRILWVDDEIDSLKPHILFLEKKGFEMKTAMSGDDAITLVRENTFDLVLLDEMMPGKDGLTTLEEIKDIRPHLPVVMVTKSEEETLMEEAIGQKIDDYLVKPVIPSQILSVIKRILDAKKIIGTSAMKRYIQEINRFNQKLYGQMEPADWMEAARLIAQWDLDLDVSNDPGLRETHEGTRKEWNTEFTKYMESQYLRWLKSDGRPTLSPDIVSKYVTPHLKLKKKVLFIVVDCMRLDQWMLVEPLLTDIYNIQLDSYFSILPSATPFARNALFAGVFPDEIDRMYPDTYKVQDEGSLNRFEDKFLADNLVRQGVRLENKMKYMKIYNNTEGEEYAKRSADFFDLQLVTFVFNFLDILAHGRSNNVILKEIAGTEAAFRSLMRSWFVHSPLYTILRTFAKKGFTVVITSDHGSVLCKRGTMAHGRRATSTNLRYKYGDNLNSNPKESIIVKKPDQWRLPMQSLATTYIIAKEDFYFVYPNNYNEMVRQFQNSFQHGGISLEELVVPVATLEPR, from the coding sequence ATGGCTGGTACGACCGACACGAAACGGATACTCTGGGTGGATGACGAGATCGATTCACTCAAACCCCATATTCTCTTTCTCGAGAAAAAAGGGTTTGAGATGAAGACCGCCATGTCCGGCGATGATGCGATCACCCTCGTGCGTGAAAACACTTTCGACCTGGTGTTGCTCGACGAGATGATGCCGGGAAAAGATGGTCTCACCACCCTCGAGGAGATCAAAGATATCCGTCCGCATCTGCCGGTCGTGATGGTCACCAAGTCCGAAGAAGAGACGTTAATGGAAGAGGCGATCGGGCAGAAGATCGACGACTATCTCGTCAAGCCGGTCATTCCGTCGCAGATCCTTTCTGTTATCAAGCGGATCCTGGATGCGAAGAAGATCATCGGGACCTCGGCGATGAAGCGGTATATCCAGGAGATCAATCGCTTCAACCAGAAACTGTACGGCCAGATGGAGCCCGCAGACTGGATGGAAGCGGCCCGCTTGATCGCCCAGTGGGATCTTGATCTTGATGTTTCCAATGATCCGGGCCTTCGGGAGACCCACGAAGGGACCCGCAAAGAGTGGAATACTGAGTTCACCAAATATATGGAGAGCCAGTATCTCCGGTGGCTGAAGTCGGACGGACGCCCCACGTTGTCACCGGATATCGTCTCGAAATATGTGACGCCGCATCTCAAGCTGAAAAAGAAAGTGCTGTTCATTGTGGTCGACTGTATGCGCCTCGACCAGTGGATGCTGGTGGAACCGCTGTTGACTGATATCTACAATATCCAACTGGACTCGTACTTTTCGATATTGCCGAGTGCGACTCCGTTTGCGCGGAATGCGCTTTTTGCCGGGGTCTTCCCTGACGAGATCGACCGGATGTACCCTGACACCTACAAGGTGCAGGACGAGGGGTCACTTAATCGGTTTGAAGACAAATTCCTCGCGGACAATCTGGTGCGCCAGGGGGTTCGTCTCGAAAACAAAATGAAATACATGAAGATCTACAACAATACCGAGGGCGAAGAGTATGCCAAGCGCTCCGCGGATTTCTTTGATCTTCAGTTGGTGACGTTCGTGTTCAACTTCCTGGATATTCTCGCCCACGGGCGCTCCAATAATGTCATACTCAAGGAGATCGCCGGAACCGAGGCGGCATTCCGCTCGCTGATGCGGAGCTGGTTTGTTCATTCGCCGCTGTATACCATTTTGCGCACATTCGCCAAGAAGGGTTTTACAGTGGTGATAACCTCGGATCATGGTTCGGTGTTGTGTAAGCGCGGGACGATGGCTCATGGCCGTCGAGCGACTTCGACCAATCTTCGCTACAAGTACGGCGACAATCTCAACTCAAATCCGAAAGAATCGATCATCGTCAAAAAGCCGGACCAGTGGCGTCTTCCGATGCAATCGCTGGCGACCACCTATATCATAGCGAAGGAAGATTTCTACTTCGTTTATCCCAACAACTATAACGAGATGGTCCGGCAGTTCCAAAACTCGTTCCAGCACGGCGGTATTTCGCTTGAAGAGCTGGTGGTCCCCGTAGCGACGCTCGAGCCGAGGTAA
- a CDS encoding inorganic diphosphatase, protein MVHPWHDVDPGQNIIDHFFGIIEIPKGSKNKYELDKKTGLLMADRVLYSSVHYPANYGFVPRTYCDDNDPLDILVLSQEELHPLCMVQCKAIGMMSMRDEKGQDDKIIAVHYNDPAYNSYDDISALPRHIVKELKRFFQDYKTLEQKEVIVDTLRGRIDANNAIKDAMKLYDENKDKLMAKYKNG, encoded by the coding sequence ATGGTTCATCCGTGGCATGACGTTGACCCCGGCCAAAATATCATCGATCACTTTTTTGGCATTATCGAGATCCCCAAGGGATCCAAAAACAAATACGAACTGGACAAAAAGACCGGTCTGTTGATGGCCGACCGCGTCCTCTACAGCTCGGTCCATTACCCGGCCAATTACGGCTTTGTCCCGCGGACCTACTGCGATGACAACGACCCCTTGGATATCCTGGTCCTTTCCCAGGAAGAACTGCATCCGCTCTGCATGGTCCAGTGCAAGGCGATCGGCATGATGTCCATGCGCGATGAAAAGGGGCAGGATGACAAGATCATCGCGGTTCACTACAACGACCCGGCCTACAACAGCTACGATGATATTTCCGCGTTGCCGCGCCATATCGTCAAAGAGCTGAAGCGCTTTTTCCAGGATTACAAAACCCTCGAACAGAAGGAAGTGATCGTGGATACCCTGCGTGGACGGATCGACGCCAACAACGCGATCAAAGACGCGATGAAGTTGTACGATGAGAACAAAGATAAGCTGATGGCGAAATACAAAAATGGCTGA